From one [Ruminococcus] lactaris ATCC 29176 genomic stretch:
- a CDS encoding response regulator transcription factor: MDRAKILVVDDESRMRKLVRDFLVREGYNVLEAEDGVEAMDIFYEEKDISLLILDVMMPRMDGWQVCREIRESSKVPIIMLTARSEERDELQGFDLGVDEYISKPFSPKILVARVNAILRRTLGSDAGDVMEAGGITIDKAAHIVKIDGKPIELSYKEFELLTYFVENRGIALSREKILNNVWNYDYFGDARTIDTHVKKLRSKLGDKGEYIRTIWGMGYKFDAE; the protein is encoded by the coding sequence ATGGACAGAGCAAAAATATTGGTCGTAGATGATGAAAGCAGAATGAGAAAGCTGGTGCGGGATTTCCTGGTCAGAGAAGGATACAATGTACTTGAAGCTGAAGACGGGGTGGAGGCAATGGATATTTTCTATGAGGAAAAAGATATTTCACTGCTGATCCTCGATGTTATGATGCCGAGGATGGACGGATGGCAGGTGTGCCGTGAGATCAGGGAGTCTTCAAAAGTGCCGATCATCATGCTGACAGCAAGATCAGAAGAAAGAGATGAACTGCAGGGATTTGATCTTGGCGTAGATGAATATATTTCCAAGCCGTTCAGTCCAAAGATCCTTGTGGCGAGAGTGAATGCAATCCTGAGAAGAACGCTTGGCAGTGATGCGGGAGATGTGATGGAAGCCGGTGGAATTACGATCGATAAAGCGGCTCATATTGTGAAAATAGATGGAAAACCGATCGAGCTGAGCTACAAGGAATTTGAACTTCTCACTTATTTTGTGGAGAATCGCGGAATTGCACTGTCAAGAGAAAAGATCCTTAATAATGTATGGAATTATGATTATTTTGGAGATGCAAGGACGATTGATACGCATGTGAAGAAATTAAGGAGCAAGTTGGGCGATAAAGGGGAGTATATCCGTACGATCTGGGGTATGGGATACAAATTTGATGCAGAATAG
- a CDS encoding ABC transporter ATP-binding protein, protein MFLNLNHIKKSFGQGDSRVEVLKGIDLSIEKGEFCVLLGPSGSGKSTLLNIIGGIDHADSGQITIDGELMEKMTPKRLGLYRRKHLGYVFQMYNLIPNLTVRENIEVGAYLSDHALDVDELLDTLGLADHQRKLPNQLSGGQQQRTAIGRAIVKNPDILLCDEPTGALDYNTSKEILKLIETVNQKYGNTVVMVTHNDAIKDMADRVVRIRDGMIRKNYLNEHKVSAEALDW, encoded by the coding sequence ATGTTTCTTAATCTAAATCATATTAAAAAATCATTTGGACAGGGCGACAGCCGGGTGGAAGTCCTGAAAGGGATTGATCTTTCCATTGAAAAAGGTGAGTTCTGCGTTCTTTTAGGTCCTTCCGGTTCCGGAAAGTCCACCCTGCTTAATATTATCGGTGGAATCGATCATGCTGACAGCGGACAGATCACGATCGACGGAGAACTCATGGAGAAAATGACTCCGAAGCGGCTCGGACTCTACCGCCGCAAACATCTGGGCTACGTTTTCCAGATGTATAATCTGATCCCGAACCTGACTGTCCGCGAAAATATCGAAGTCGGAGCTTATTTAAGCGACCATGCCCTGGATGTGGATGAACTTCTTGATACACTTGGTCTTGCAGATCATCAGCGTAAACTCCCCAATCAGCTTTCCGGTGGTCAGCAGCAGCGTACTGCCATTGGACGTGCGATTGTAAAGAACCCGGATATCCTGCTCTGCGATGAGCCAACCGGTGCTTTGGACTACAATACTTCCAAAGAGATCCTGAAGCTGATTGAAACCGTGAATCAGAAATACGGAAATACCGTTGTCATGGTTACTCATAATGATGCCATCAAAGACATGGCAGACCGGGTTGTCCGTATCCGTGACGGTATGATCCGCAAAAATTATCTGAATGAGCATAAAGTTTCTGCCGAAGCATTAGACTGGTAA
- a CDS encoding ABC transporter permease: MKNPLTKRLPRELKSEFGKYLVIFLLLIISIGFVSGFLVADGSMIRTYNEGFQKYNIENGHFQIAKKATTSQIQAIEENDITLYENFYSEESITNGSTLRIFSNRTDVNLVCLMKGDFPSGENEIAIDRMYADNNHLSVGDTLKSDSHEWTITGLVALPDYSCLFQNNNDSMFDSVKFGVAVVTPEAFSKFESSSIKYVYSWKYAKEPANDKEEKKVSDDLMKAINKEVSLQDYVPRYLNQAINFTGDDMGSDRAMIIVFLYIIIVIMAFVFGITSSNTIMKESHVIGTLLASGYTRAELIRHYMSMPIIVTLIGAVIGNILGYTVLKDVCAGMYYGSYSLPTYTTIWNAEAFLLTTVIPIILMILVNFTILYRKLSLSPLKFLRRDLKKRRQKHALYLSPKLAFFSRFRMRVIFQNISNYVLLFVGILFANLLLMFGLLFPAVLDHYQEVLSDNLLCNYQYILQIPLEAMNEENKLSSLLSMMYFQSAVETDNEDAEKFSAYSLNTYDTGYKEEEILLYGLTDDSRYISIDFADAADSDDLYNGVYISSAYADKYSLKKGDTIKLKEIYEDDTYQFTVDGIYNYEGGLTIFMPQKQLNDTFDLGSDYFSGYLSKTEITDIDQKYISSVIDLDSLSKISRQLTVSMGSMMSLVDGFAILMFVILIYLLSKIIIDKNAQAISMTKILGYTNWEISRLYILSTSIVVVLFLLISLPIESIIMTGLFRAIMITSITGWIPLYMDPVIYVKMFVLGFGTYLIVALLEYRKIKKVPMDEALKNIE; this comes from the coding sequence ATGAAAAATCCATTAACCAAACGTCTTCCAAGGGAACTGAAAAGTGAATTTGGAAAGTATCTTGTAATTTTTCTGCTCCTGATCATTTCCATTGGATTTGTTTCCGGTTTCCTTGTGGCAGACGGAAGTATGATCAGGACTTATAATGAAGGATTTCAGAAGTATAATATTGAGAACGGACATTTTCAGATTGCCAAAAAAGCAACAACTTCACAGATTCAGGCAATCGAAGAAAATGACATTACCCTGTATGAAAATTTTTATTCCGAAGAATCCATAACCAATGGAAGTACGCTCCGTATTTTTTCCAATCGTACCGATGTCAACCTGGTATGCCTGATGAAGGGAGATTTTCCTTCCGGCGAAAATGAGATTGCAATCGACCGTATGTATGCAGATAACAACCATCTGTCAGTCGGTGACACTTTAAAGAGCGATTCCCATGAATGGACGATCACCGGACTGGTTGCTCTTCCTGATTACAGTTGCCTTTTCCAGAATAATAATGATTCGATGTTCGACTCGGTAAAATTCGGAGTGGCTGTCGTAACACCTGAGGCTTTTTCCAAATTTGAAAGTTCTTCCATTAAATATGTCTACTCCTGGAAATATGCAAAAGAACCTGCCAATGATAAGGAAGAAAAGAAGGTTTCCGATGACCTGATGAAGGCTATTAATAAGGAAGTTTCTCTGCAGGACTACGTTCCCCGCTATCTGAACCAGGCGATCAATTTCACCGGTGACGATATGGGCAGTGATCGTGCTATGATTATTGTCTTTCTTTATATTATTATCGTAATCATGGCATTCGTCTTTGGAATTACGAGCAGCAATACCATCATGAAAGAATCCCATGTCATCGGAACACTGCTTGCATCCGGTTATACCCGTGCCGAACTGATCCGCCATTATATGTCCATGCCGATTATTGTCACCCTGATCGGTGCCGTGATCGGAAATATTTTAGGTTATACCGTCCTGAAAGATGTATGTGCCGGTATGTATTACGGAAGCTACAGTCTTCCGACTTATACTACCATCTGGAATGCGGAAGCTTTCCTTCTGACAACCGTGATTCCGATCATTTTGATGATCCTTGTAAACTTTACAATACTCTACAGAAAGCTTTCTCTTTCTCCACTTAAGTTTTTAAGAAGAGACTTGAAGAAAAGACGTCAGAAGCATGCTCTTTATTTAAGCCCGAAGCTGGCATTTTTCAGCCGTTTCCGCATGCGTGTTATTTTTCAGAATATCAGCAACTATGTACTGTTATTTGTCGGAATCCTTTTTGCAAATCTCCTTTTAATGTTCGGACTGCTTTTCCCTGCAGTACTCGATCATTATCAGGAAGTCCTCTCCGATAACCTGTTGTGCAATTATCAGTATATTTTGCAGATTCCACTGGAGGCAATGAATGAAGAGAATAAACTTTCAAGTCTTCTTTCTATGATGTATTTTCAAAGTGCTGTGGAAACCGATAATGAAGACGCTGAAAAATTCAGTGCCTATTCATTAAATACTTATGATACCGGCTACAAAGAAGAAGAAATCCTGCTCTATGGCCTGACAGATGACAGCCGTTATATTTCCATTGATTTCGCAGATGCAGCAGATTCAGATGATCTTTACAATGGTGTCTACATCTCCTCTGCCTATGCGGATAAATACAGCCTGAAAAAGGGCGATACGATTAAATTAAAGGAAATTTATGAAGATGATACTTATCAGTTTACAGTAGACGGCATTTATAACTACGAAGGCGGACTTACCATTTTCATGCCACAGAAACAGTTAAACGATACCTTCGATCTTGGAAGCGACTATTTCAGCGGTTATCTCTCCAAAACGGAGATTACAGATATTGACCAGAAATATATTTCTTCTGTCATTGATCTGGACAGCCTGTCCAAAATCTCCAGACAGCTCACCGTATCAATGGGAAGTATGATGTCTCTTGTGGATGGCTTTGCGATTCTGATGTTTGTTATCTTGATCTATCTGCTTTCCAAGATCATTATCGATAAAAATGCACAGGCGATTTCCATGACCAAAATTCTCGGATATACCAACTGGGAGATCAGTCGGCTTTACATTCTCTCTACCTCCATTGTTGTCGTACTGTTCCTTTTGATCAGCCTTCCGATTGAAAGCATTATCATGACCGGTCTGTTCCGTGCGATCATGATCACCAGCATCACCGGATGGATTCCGCTGTATATGGATCCGGTTATTTATGTAAAAATGTTCGTTCTTGGATTTGGCACTTACCTGATCGTAGCTTTACTGGAGTACCGGAAAATAAAAAAAGTGCCTATGGACGAGGCACTCAAAAATATCGAATAA
- a CDS encoding HPr family phosphocarrier protein — translation MIEKKIKLMSSGQILSFCKACQKLESDVDVTDMSNRNYQIDGKSLLGLMSVKLGLPMRVVISGSDEELAEQYLGKYEFE, via the coding sequence ATGATAGAAAAGAAAATTAAATTAATGTCATCCGGTCAAATCTTAAGTTTCTGCAAGGCATGTCAGAAACTGGAGTCAGATGTGGATGTGACGGATATGTCTAATAGAAATTATCAGATTGATGGAAAGTCCCTGCTGGGGCTGATGTCCGTAAAGCTGGGACTTCCCATGAGAGTTGTCATATCAGGCTCAGATGAAGAACTGGCAGAGCAGTATCTGGGTAAATATGAGTTTGAATGA
- a CDS encoding YoaK family protein, which yields MKHSMQISESIGLGTILALSGGFMDAYSYIERGKVFANAQTGNMLLFGVNLSEGNYQTMLNYLFPVLAFALGIALADTVRTKEPNLLHWRQISVLTEALILIAVSFFPTTLNLPANSLTSFACGIQVESFRKIHGQGIATTMCIGNLRSGTENLHHYLHTKERKFLDSSLLYYGIIICFIIGAVIGNAVVRILHEKAILGCSFLLFVAFLIMFIDREKELRENSVS from the coding sequence ATGAAACATTCCATGCAGATTTCCGAATCCATCGGTCTTGGAACGATTCTCGCCCTCTCAGGCGGCTTTATGGACGCTTATTCCTATATTGAACGTGGAAAAGTCTTTGCCAATGCTCAGACGGGAAATATGCTCCTTTTTGGTGTAAATCTTTCTGAGGGAAACTATCAGACCATGCTTAATTACCTCTTCCCGGTACTTGCTTTTGCACTGGGAATCGCACTGGCAGACACGGTCCGTACAAAAGAACCGAACCTGCTTCACTGGAGACAGATTTCTGTCCTTACAGAAGCCCTGATCCTGATTGCAGTCAGTTTCTTTCCTACGACGCTCAATCTGCCTGCCAACTCGCTTACCTCTTTTGCCTGTGGCATTCAGGTTGAAAGTTTCCGCAAAATTCACGGACAAGGAATTGCCACAACTATGTGCATCGGTAATTTGAGAAGCGGAACGGAAAACCTTCACCATTATTTACATACAAAAGAACGGAAATTCCTTGATTCCAGTCTTCTCTACTATGGCATTATCATCTGCTTCATTATCGGAGCCGTCATCGGAAATGCCGTTGTGCGGATTCTTCACGAAAAGGCGATCTTAGGATGTTCCTTCCTTTTGTTCGTTGCTTTTCTGATTATGTTCATTGACAGAGAAAAAGAATTAAGAGAAAACTCTGTTTCCTGA
- a CDS encoding metallophosphoesterase family protein: protein MKILIVSDTHAKHGNLDYVLEQAGSIDLFIHLGDVEGDEEYLDAVIECEKHIVRGNNDFFSRLPREEEFDIGKYHVFITHGHYYYVSMDVDTIIEEARSRNADIVMFGHTHKPYFSQKDGLTVLNPGSLSYPRQDGRKPSYMVMEIDEEGKAHYEQKYL, encoded by the coding sequence ATGAAGATTTTGATCGTCAGCGATACACATGCAAAGCATGGAAATTTGGATTATGTATTAGAGCAGGCAGGTTCGATCGATCTGTTTATCCACCTCGGTGATGTAGAGGGGGATGAAGAGTATTTGGATGCAGTGATAGAATGTGAAAAGCATATTGTGCGGGGGAATAATGACTTTTTTTCCAGGCTTCCAAGGGAAGAAGAATTTGATATAGGAAAGTATCATGTCTTTATTACGCATGGACATTATTATTATGTGTCTATGGATGTCGATACGATCATAGAAGAGGCAAGATCGAGAAATGCCGATATTGTGATGTTTGGTCATACGCATAAACCGTATTTTTCTCAGAAGGACGGACTTACCGTTCTGAATCCGGGGAGTCTTTCTTATCCAAGGCAGGATGGCAGGAAACCAAGTTATATGGTGATGGAAATAGATGAAGAAGGAAAAGCCCATTATGAGCAAAAATATCTTTAA
- a CDS encoding XTP/dITP diphosphatase, whose amino-acid sequence MKKRIIFATGNENKMKEIRMILADLGLEILSMKEAGVFEEIEEDGMSFEENAEIKARAISRVMTNDIVLADDSGLEIDYLDKAPGIYSARFAGEDTSYDIKNRILLDRLEGVPDEERRARFVCAVAAVFPDGTVKVVRETIEGQIAHEIVGENGFGYDPIFYVPEYGCTTAEMTPELKNELSHRGKALRAMKKILEEKFREGEL is encoded by the coding sequence ATGAAAAAAAGAATTATATTTGCTACCGGAAATGAAAATAAAATGAAAGAGATCCGAATGATCCTTGCAGATCTGGGACTGGAAATTCTTTCGATGAAAGAGGCCGGTGTATTTGAAGAAATCGAAGAAGATGGAATGTCGTTTGAAGAAAATGCAGAGATCAAGGCGAGAGCAATTTCAAGAGTTATGACAAATGATATTGTCCTGGCAGATGATTCCGGTCTGGAAATTGATTATCTGGACAAAGCTCCTGGAATTTATTCAGCAAGATTTGCAGGCGAAGATACTTCTTATGATATAAAGAACCGCATTTTGCTGGACAGGCTGGAAGGTGTGCCGGATGAAGAGCGAAGAGCAAGATTCGTCTGTGCAGTGGCAGCCGTATTTCCGGATGGGACAGTAAAAGTAGTGAGGGAGACGATTGAGGGACAGATTGCACATGAGATCGTCGGAGAAAATGGATTCGGATATGATCCTATTTTTTACGTGCCGGAATATGGATGTACGACGGCTGAAATGACTCCTGAACTGAAAAATGAACTCAGCCACAGAGGCAAGGCACTTCGTGCGATGAAGAAGATACTGGAAGAAAAGTTCAGAGAGGGAGAACTATGA
- a CDS encoding THUMP domain-containing class I SAM-dependent RNA methyltransferase translates to MNKMEWIAPCHFGLESVLKREIQDLGYEISQVEDGRVTFYGEADAACRANIFLRTAERVLLKVGSFKAVTFDELFEKTKALPWEAYIPKDGKFWVAKASSVKSKLFSPSDIQSIMKKAMVERLKSKYRIQWFQEDGASYPLRVFLMKDIVTIGIDTSGDSLHKRGYRPAAGKAPISETLAAALIMLTPWRKDRILVDPFCGSGTFPIEAAMMAAKIAPGMNRSFTAETWTNLIGKKYWYEAIDEANDLIEDEIETDIQGYDIDGSVVRMARENAENAGVAHLIHFQERAVKDLRHPKKYGFIITNPPYGERLEDRETLPQIYREFGESFKGLDNWSAYMITSFEDAERYFGRKADKNRKIYNGMLKTYFYQFQGPKPPRQKR, encoded by the coding sequence ATGAATAAAATGGAATGGATTGCACCATGTCATTTTGGCCTGGAATCTGTACTGAAAAGAGAAATTCAGGATCTTGGATATGAGATTTCCCAGGTGGAAGATGGAAGAGTGACATTTTATGGTGAGGCAGATGCTGCATGCAGAGCGAATATTTTCCTGAGGACAGCGGAAAGAGTTCTTTTAAAAGTGGGAAGTTTCAAAGCAGTAACGTTTGATGAACTGTTTGAGAAGACGAAGGCATTGCCATGGGAGGCGTACATACCGAAAGATGGAAAGTTCTGGGTGGCGAAGGCGTCATCGGTTAAGAGTAAGCTTTTCAGTCCCTCTGATATACAGTCGATCATGAAAAAAGCAATGGTAGAAAGGCTGAAATCAAAATACCGGATTCAGTGGTTTCAGGAGGACGGAGCATCGTATCCGCTGAGAGTTTTTCTGATGAAAGATATTGTGACTATCGGGATTGATACATCAGGAGATTCTCTGCATAAGAGAGGATATCGTCCGGCAGCAGGAAAAGCTCCGATCTCAGAGACGCTGGCAGCGGCTCTGATCATGCTGACACCATGGAGAAAAGATCGGATCTTGGTAGATCCTTTCTGCGGAAGTGGTACCTTTCCAATCGAGGCTGCAATGATGGCTGCAAAGATTGCCCCGGGAATGAACCGTTCTTTTACCGCAGAGACATGGACTAATCTGATCGGAAAGAAATACTGGTATGAGGCAATCGATGAGGCAAATGATCTGATCGAGGATGAGATAGAGACAGATATTCAGGGGTATGATATAGATGGAAGTGTTGTGCGGATGGCAAGAGAAAATGCAGAGAATGCAGGAGTTGCCCATTTGATCCATTTTCAGGAGCGTGCAGTGAAAGATCTGAGACATCCAAAGAAGTATGGATTCATTATCACGAATCCCCCATATGGAGAGCGGTTGGAAGACCGGGAGACACTTCCACAGATCTATCGTGAATTTGGAGAGAGTTTTAAGGGACTGGACAACTGGTCAGCTTATATGATCACAAGTTTTGAAGATGCAGAGCGTTATTTCGGAAGAAAAGCAGATAAAAACCGAAAGATTTACAATGGAATGCTGAAGACATATTTTTATCAGTTTCAGGGACCAAAGCCGCCGAGACAGAAAAGATAG
- a CDS encoding DUF1700 domain-containing protein has translation MTREEFLQGLKEALDGNMDASAIQENLNYYNEYINEEVRKGKTEQQVVDTLGDSWAIAQTLLEADENGADGGAAAGSSYGTYMKEEEGRVFEIPWWKKALFILAVVLVIVVIISFVAGVIRILAPILIPLLIAMLIIRLIGGSGSQR, from the coding sequence ATGACCCGGGAAGAATTTTTGCAGGGATTGAAAGAAGCACTGGATGGAAATATGGATGCCAGTGCGATACAGGAAAACCTCAATTATTATAATGAATATATAAATGAAGAAGTCAGAAAGGGAAAGACGGAACAGCAGGTAGTCGATACTCTGGGAGATTCATGGGCGATTGCACAGACTTTGCTGGAGGCAGATGAAAATGGAGCTGACGGTGGAGCGGCAGCAGGCAGCAGTTATGGTACTTATATGAAAGAGGAGGAAGGCAGAGTATTTGAGATTCCATGGTGGAAAAAAGCACTTTTTATTCTTGCTGTTGTACTGGTGATTGTGGTGATCATTTCATTCGTTGCGGGAGTGATCCGGATCCTTGCTCCGATTCTTATTCCACTGCTGATCGCAATGTTGATTATTCGACTGATCGGAGGAAGTGGATCGCAGCGATAA
- a CDS encoding Ig-like domain-containing protein: MSRMWINKKNKKENVNKVSCWILAVIFAVVVFGSAGLAAADEEESKEIPVLRIDGNVYDESGANRWYTEDPKVEVCLEGAAKISDKEIRDEEMQGEKIPDKEMQDEEIPDKEMQDEEIPDQEIYCNMQYEITYTSGEKKAETVNFTEQEEEGNWRYSFEPAVWKEGKNQLRLWQESETGETEWEQKAVICIDKTVPAAVVFSYPAGSEERGYCYQTETEMLVKSQDESSGVEKIIVQQEDGTKLEVEGAEGSVYLPLGYQGRLEAYAVDYAGLESVRSSSEQIICEDEKPLIAVTGAGKSGEWQKDLPKIRLWIGERSEKYTCSAGLRLAVCYVNGEEINRKYYENPTESDSFTVKLEKESVDGSPVELMVHAVDRAGNSTVRKEKLYIDRKSPTAEMNGVTDAMITGEKCSGEIVLKDENLLGKYEVSVTRTDQEKKKELILNQAKQELSEKEVSIPFVFEEDGYYECRIQVEDRAGWKTEKEYRFVIDRCSPVIRYVDQLNGTDLPFFQWNYEVEEAVSDLTDYQYQMLLDGLEYAKGRLVTEEGVHRLRVRAEDAAGNDSVAEAVFTIDHTPPVLYMGRLKDGAIYEEKVKIEVWVDGEKEYLTDLTLNGERQKLSTESRMFQCEIMESGNYIMGVQAEDAAGNQVKKVIRFEIRPGKSIVQKIWKPVEDLFSGHGEETENKMDQWIWAEIFGAAGILILLWYGWRMKRTGKRRK; the protein is encoded by the coding sequence ATGAGCAGAATGTGGATAAATAAAAAGAATAAAAAGGAAAATGTGAATAAAGTAAGTTGCTGGATCCTTGCAGTAATCTTTGCAGTGGTTGTATTTGGAAGTGCAGGACTGGCGGCTGCAGATGAAGAGGAGAGCAAAGAGATTCCGGTTCTTAGGATAGACGGAAATGTGTACGATGAAAGTGGAGCGAACCGATGGTACACAGAAGATCCAAAAGTGGAAGTATGTCTGGAGGGGGCTGCAAAAATATCGGATAAAGAAATACGGGATGAAGAAATGCAGGGTGAAAAAATACCAGATAAAGAAATGCAGGATGAAGAAATACCAGATAAAGAAATGCAGGATGAAGAAATACCGGATCAAGAAATATACTGTAACATGCAGTATGAGATTACATATACGTCAGGAGAGAAAAAAGCAGAAACTGTGAATTTTACAGAGCAGGAAGAGGAAGGTAACTGGAGATATTCCTTTGAGCCTGCTGTATGGAAGGAGGGAAAGAACCAGCTTCGGTTGTGGCAGGAGTCGGAAACCGGGGAGACAGAGTGGGAGCAGAAAGCGGTGATCTGTATAGATAAGACAGTACCGGCGGCAGTGGTATTTTCCTATCCGGCGGGAAGTGAGGAGAGGGGATATTGTTATCAGACGGAGACAGAGATGCTGGTAAAAAGCCAGGATGAAAGCTCCGGTGTTGAAAAGATCATCGTACAGCAGGAAGATGGTACAAAATTGGAAGTAGAAGGAGCAGAGGGAAGCGTGTATCTGCCATTGGGCTATCAGGGACGGCTGGAGGCTTATGCGGTAGATTATGCCGGACTGGAAAGTGTGAGAAGCAGCTCAGAACAGATCATTTGTGAAGATGAGAAACCACTGATCGCTGTTACGGGAGCGGGAAAATCTGGTGAATGGCAGAAAGATTTGCCGAAGATCAGGCTGTGGATTGGAGAAAGATCAGAAAAGTATACCTGCAGTGCCGGTTTGCGGCTGGCGGTATGTTATGTGAACGGCGAGGAAATCAACAGGAAGTATTATGAGAATCCGACAGAATCAGACAGTTTTACTGTAAAGCTTGAGAAAGAATCAGTGGATGGGAGTCCGGTAGAACTGATGGTTCATGCGGTCGATCGTGCCGGGAACAGTACGGTCAGAAAAGAAAAACTTTATATAGACAGAAAATCGCCGACGGCAGAGATGAATGGTGTGACAGATGCAATGATCACAGGGGAGAAATGCAGCGGTGAGATTGTGCTGAAGGATGAAAATCTACTGGGAAAGTATGAGGTGTCTGTTACGAGAACAGATCAGGAGAAAAAGAAGGAGCTGATTTTAAATCAGGCAAAGCAGGAACTTTCAGAAAAGGAAGTCAGCATACCATTTGTATTTGAAGAGGATGGTTATTATGAATGCCGGATTCAGGTTGAAGACCGGGCTGGCTGGAAGACGGAAAAAGAGTATCGGTTTGTTATTGACCGCTGCAGCCCGGTAATCCGATATGTGGATCAGCTCAATGGAACAGATCTTCCCTTTTTTCAGTGGAATTATGAAGTTGAAGAAGCCGTTTCGGATTTGACAGATTATCAGTATCAGATGCTTCTGGATGGACTGGAATATGCAAAAGGAAGGCTTGTAACCGAAGAGGGAGTACACCGGTTGAGAGTCAGGGCAGAGGACGCAGCAGGAAATGATTCGGTTGCAGAAGCAGTATTTACCATAGATCATACACCACCGGTGCTTTATATGGGAAGATTAAAAGATGGGGCGATCTATGAAGAAAAGGTGAAGATAGAAGTCTGGGTTGACGGAGAAAAAGAGTATCTGACCGATCTCACTTTAAACGGAGAGAGACAGAAGCTGAGTACCGAAAGCAGGATGTTTCAGTGTGAAATTATGGAAAGCGGGAATTATATAATGGGAGTCCAGGCAGAGGATGCAGCAGGAAACCAGGTGAAAAAAGTGATACGGTTTGAAATAAGACCGGGAAAAAGTATCGTGCAGAAGATATGGAAGCCTGTTGAAGATCTTTTTTCAGGACATGGAGAAGAAACTGAAAATAAAATGGATCAATGGATATGGGCAGAAATTTTTGGAGCAGCAGGGATTCTGATCCTGCTATGGTATGGATGGAGAATGAAAAGAACGGGAAAAAGAAGAAAATAA
- the glf gene encoding UDP-galactopyranose mutase — translation MKKYDYLIVGAGLYGAVMAYELGKKGKKCLVIDRRDHIAGNIYCEEIEGIHVHKYGAHIFHTSDKKIWEYMNQFTEFNNYINSPVAVYKDELYNLPFNMNTFSKMWGIRTPGEAKAIIEKQRKETGITEPKNLEEQALFLGGRDIYEKLIKGYTEKQWGRKCTELPAFIIRRLPFRFIYDNNYFNDRYQGIPIGGYTAIVEKMLEGAEVRTGVDFFEFRKENPDIAEKIIFTGMIDEYFGYRLGALEYRSVRFETEVLDCENYQGNAVVNYTEREVPYTRIIEHKHFEFGRQEKTVISREYSSEWSVGMEPYYPVNDEKNTALYQAYRELAEKEENVIFGGRLGDYKYYDMDKVVAAALERLEEL, via the coding sequence ATGAAAAAATATGATTATCTGATAGTAGGAGCAGGTTTATATGGAGCGGTCATGGCATATGAACTTGGAAAGAAAGGGAAAAAATGTCTGGTGATCGACAGAAGAGATCATATTGCAGGCAATATTTATTGTGAAGAGATCGAAGGAATCCATGTTCATAAATATGGAGCTCATATTTTTCATACATCAGATAAAAAGATATGGGAGTATATGAACCAGTTCACAGAGTTTAACAATTATATTAATTCTCCGGTGGCCGTATACAAAGACGAGCTTTACAATCTTCCGTTTAATATGAATACTTTCAGCAAAATGTGGGGAATCCGGACACCGGGGGAAGCGAAAGCAATCATTGAGAAGCAGAGAAAAGAAACCGGGATCACAGAACCGAAGAATCTGGAAGAGCAGGCATTGTTTCTTGGAGGCCGGGATATTTATGAAAAGCTGATCAAAGGATATACAGAAAAGCAATGGGGAAGAAAGTGTACGGAGCTTCCGGCATTTATCATCAGGCGTCTGCCGTTTCGGTTTATTTATGATAATAATTATTTCAATGACCGTTATCAGGGCATTCCGATTGGCGGTTATACTGCAATCGTAGAAAAGATGCTGGAAGGGGCGGAAGTACGCACCGGAGTTGATTTCTTTGAGTTCAGAAAAGAAAATCCGGACATTGCTGAAAAGATTATTTTTACAGGAATGATTGATGAGTATTTTGGATACAGGCTTGGAGCTTTGGAGTATCGTTCAGTGCGGTTTGAGACGGAAGTGCTTGACTGTGAAAACTATCAGGGAAATGCAGTAGTAAATTATACAGAGCGGGAAGTTCCATATACAAGGATCATTGAGCATAAGCATTTTGAGTTTGGCAGACAGGAAAAGACGGTGATCTCCCGGGAGTATTCTTCAGAATGGAGTGTCGGAATGGAACCATATTATCCGGTGAATGATGAGAAAAATACAGCTCTCTACCAGGCTTACAGAGAACTGGCAGAAAAAGAAGAGAATGTCATCTTCGGAGGAAGGCTTGGAGATTATAAATATTATGATATGGATAAGGTTGTTGCAGCGGCACTGGAACGGCTGGAAGAACTTTAA